The Arachis duranensis cultivar V14167 chromosome 9, aradu.V14167.gnm2.J7QH, whole genome shotgun sequence genomic sequence CGATGGTGCAAGAATTCTATGCCAACACTTGGGTCACCAAGGGGCATGACACTAGTGTGAACCCACAACCCAAGAATTACCGCACCATGGTCCGAGAGCAACTCTTGGACTTCAGCCCGGaaagtgtgaggttggcatttTAACTGCCTGAATTACAAGGTGACCCACActcctacacaagaagggtcaactccAATCAGAGGTTAGAGCAAGTGCTCACCAACATCTGTGTGGAGGGAGCCCAATGGATGCTAGATGCACACGACAAGCCCTACCAACTGAGTTGACTTGACCTCAAGCcagtggctagaggatggttgtaGCTTGTGCAAAgctccatcatccctactagtAACCAGTCTGGGGTTACTATTGACAAAGCATAGTACATTGCATCATGCTCAGAAATAAAGTGGAGGTGCACGAGGTAATCCCTCAAGAAATATACAAGGTAGCCACAAAAGCCTCCACCGAGGCAAGGCTAGCCTTCCCACTTCTCATCCATTGCATGTGCAATTTGGCTGGGATTAACATTCTAGGTGACACTCTCATTGAgaaggataagcccatcacgaAGATCAGGATGGAGAATGTCAGAGAATCAGCACAAGGACCCCAATAAGAGCCCGTGCAGCCGCCTCCACcaaaaatccctgagatacctcaaagGACATATTTTCCTCCCCGTGACTATTAGGATCAACTGAATACCTCAAAAGGGGAGCGGAGCTCAAACGTGGAACAGCTGAGGGTGGAGCACACTGAACACGCCACCATCCTCCATGAGATAAGAGAAGATCGGAGAAGGTTGATGGAAGAATAGCTGAGGCAAGGGTGTGACATAGAAGAGATCAAATGCTCCATTGGATTCTCAAGGGGAAGCAGCAGCTGCCGCCACTGAGGTTGTTGAGTCCCATTACATCTCGCTCTGTTTTACTTCTTTTTTCACTGTACTTTAATTTACTGTCTATTCTCTTTTCTAAGTTCATGATCACGTttagtattttgttttcttGCCCCATTTCAGTTATAAGATATCCTTTGTATCCTCACcatacttaaaataaaaattatttaacaaagaAACAGTGAGATACATAAGTTTTAAGTATAtcatgatgcattccaattaattTGATGTGGTGGCCTTGCATTTatcttctgaatgtatgaattaacAGTGCATGATTGATATTGAAGTTGAGTGTTTTGGCTCTTGATGAACAGTGAGTTTAGAAaagtattattgactctctgaaaaataaaaaatattgatttttgaagcaagaaaaagcagcagaaaaagaaaaagacaaataaaaataaaaagaaaaaatgctcataaaagaaaaatcaaaagagcaaggatccaaggttctgagcatcaatggttaggagggttaAAAGTCAGCCTAAAAAGCTCAATTGAGTTGCTATCCCTAACTAAGTGCTTGtcgtgtgaaggtgtcaagtgaaaagcttgagactgagcagtaaaagtcatgatccaaaagcaaaaaagtatgcttaagaactctgggcaacACTGTCTGGGAATTTAAGCAAAGCTAAATTCGAATCCAAAAGATTCCCCCAGTTAGGTACCTGTggcgtttatgtatccggtggtaatacgggATAACATAACACttagagtcacggctaggctcaaaaGGGTGCAAAGCACAAAAagaagttgtgttcaagaatcaagaagagctaaactaagagaatcaataatatcatccagACTCTAGTTCCAAGAGATGTCAATATTtcaaaacttcaaaggataatgagattccaaaactattcagaagtaaAGAGCTATTAGCCCCATTCAATACTTGGAATTGAGCATCATTGAAAACTCTGAGACTTACTATATCTTCTTTTTAGTCCTACATGTTTTTGGTTggttgaggacaagcaacagtttaagtttggtgttctgatgagcgaatattttatacgctttttggcattattttcttagtgtttttagtatattttgttaagttttataatgttttagtaggttttaatgcaaaattcactATTTGGATACTACTGTGtgcttttgtgttttttttacgattttaggtaatttttaggtGAATTTGGCAAAtttggcaaagtctgattcTGAGGCAAGGAAAGCATAGCAGATGCTGTCAGATTTTGACCTCCATATATTCAAACGAGCATTTATAGGGCTACAAGAGTCTAAATAACGTgttcttaacggcgttggaaagttaACTTCTAGGGCTttttagcaatatataatggtccgtGGTGCACAGAATTTAACTTTGCACAACtgaaccaacaagtgcactgggttgtccaagtaatacctgaggtgagtcaggatcgatcccacaaagattgtcgGCTTGGATCAAACAGCgattatcttgtaaatcttagttataAAAGTTGTGTAGTTGTGTAAacgcataaaagtaaaataaagataacatTACTCAGTAATTGTGAATCTAATGATAcaaagatggttaaggctttgggatgctttgttcttctggatCAATACTTTCTTAGTGTCTACTCcaactgtgaatgatttcttctatagtaggttgtatgtgatcaacgccgGTTGAGAGGCCACCAATCTTCCTCTAGGCTGGTTCAGGTTTAGTGCACATCCAGTTtgaatgagggtgaagctcctgcagtccATCCCCTTGGTGATcatactcaaaatgccacagacaaggtcgaatcttctggatcagagaatgTTGCACCTTGATTCTAGCCTTTACcacaaagaccctaatctccccataccttggctgaactgatgtctcgagaagttCCCAACGAAGTCATGGATTAGCCGTGTAAGAGACGTATCCTCAAACTAGTAGTTCATTGATATCCAATGAAAGACGCTTGCTAAACCCATATAGAATAGAGATAACTTGTGACAGTTCAACTCAttcataaggttgaagaatgaagatacatcttaggagagaatcaaacacgaattgaaatagaacagtagtacttttattaatccataaaactcagcagagctcctaaccttaacctaggaggtttagtggctcatgtTGTACAATGAAActcaaaaatatgaaataattttCTATGGTGGTCAAAGATCCTAAAACAAGAGTGATcttcttttatatatactaatttaataactaaggATTATAGAAATATGATAGGCTTAGGCTTGTAGTGCAAAAaaccacttctggggcccacttggtgagtgtttgggctgagctaagGGTGTCTCCACATGCTATAGGGCTTTTGGACATTGAACGCTCCCTTTGGCTACCCTTTGAGCGTTGGATGCCAGCTGCTCCCTTTTGGGTGTACAACGCCAGGAAGGGGATAGatgactggcgttgaacaccagttttgggccttcatcTTCAAAGACAAGTATAGACtgttatatatttctggaaagccctgaatatTAGCTTCCCATATCTATTGAGAACGCTCTATTTGAAtatctatagctccagaaatgctTGCTTGAATGTACGGAGGTCAGATCTTGACAACATCTACTACGCTTTccttgcctctgaatcagactttgtcAAAATTCTCAGATTTCAGCTTGAAAAAACTtgaaatcaccataaaacagaacaactcatagtagaatccaaaatatgaattttacaccaaaacctatgaaaatataataaaacttaaacaaaatatGCCAAAAACTAtttgaaaatgatgtcaaaaagcgtgtcaaatatccgctcatcacaataccaaacttaaactgttgcttgtcctcaagcaactaaaaaaaaagtaggataaaaagaagagtaagatacaataaatctcagagttttCATTGAAGCTCGatttcaattagatgagtggtacctagtagcttttttgcttctgaatagttttggcatctcactatccattgaaactcagaaaTGTTGGCATTTgtaggaacttagaatctagatgatattattgactctcctattttaattattttttattattgaacatAGCTTTTAGAGTCTTGTCTGTGGCcgtaagcactttgttttccagtattaccaccggatacataaatgccacaaacacttaactgggtgaaccctttcgaATTGTGATTCaactttgctagaatccccataTAGAgttgtccagagttcttaagcacactctttttgctttggatcatgactttaactgctcactctcaagctttttactcaCATGGCGGTTAGactggtgaaggctgtgggacagcggagAATTGTTAGATTAGAAACCCACTAAGTTAGATTCCCTTATTTTCTCTATGgtttaaagtaatatttttaaatatacttATCTTTTAAGTTCGAATCTCATGATGGATATGAAGCTCttggattgcctctggcatccaagagtcttatatcttacatcactAGGCACTATTACCATATTGAGAAACTTCGGTTCTCATCTCATACgctgttgttgtttttcagatgcagatcacaacccacctcggtgagttgctttgATGGTGATAGAGAGGAGGATCTTTGCTATGTTTTAAAGtcttttggtttattttgtatagttctctcacttttgtatttatctatgccttagaggcttactttgagagaaatattttttaagttgttTTACTTTCAAAACTCTGTTTGTCTGTATATATATGTCTTGAAATCTGTATGTATATCTTGTGCCTTAAGCTcatgagcctgagggatggaccgattgtgcttcattgcatactctgtgtCTTTCTTTTTTATGCTATTTAGGTTAATATTCCATAGCATGCTTGTTTATGAGTGACTTTTTGGGATAATTGAAGCACTAGGCTTTTGATATTAAGACTGATtaccttgatatcgattgtttggtgtagaCAAGAACCCTAATGGCTACTCGCGGACGAGGACGTACGCGTTCACGAGGAGATACGGGAAATGAACAACCGGCCGATAACCATGCTGAGTTTTTAGCGGCAATGCCTAATCTTGCTAATACTATAGAGGCGAATGCTGCTGCGACTCTGCAAGCTGAGCAGAGGTTAGGTCAACCGGTGGgaaatgaaaatagaaatgGGGGAAGGAAACAGTAATAACTTGGGAGGTGCTCTGATGACCATAGCTTCATTTCTCAAGGTTCATCCACCTAGTTTTAGAGGTTCGACCAATGCTATGGAGGCCGATAATTGGTTCTAGGTGATGTAGCGTGTGTTACAAGCCCAGCATGTTCTGAACAACAAGTTTGTGGACTTTGTCACGTATCAGCTTTTAGGAGAGTCCCAGCACTGATGGCAAGGAGAATGCCGCTTACTGTAACTTCATGATGCTGATATTCCTTGGGATGTATTCCAGACGGCTTTTTATAAGAAGTACATTCCTGAATCTGTAAGGGAAGCGAAGGAGTTGGAGCTTATGCAGCTGAAGCAAGGCTCACTATCTGTGGCGGACTACACTAGTCAGTTTGAGTAGTTCTGTAGGTTCTCTAGGGTATGTCAGGGTGTCGTGGAGTCCTATGAGAGCTGGAAATGTATTAAGTACCAGGGAGTCTTGAAGCATAACATTATGACTGCTGTTGCTCCTTTGGAGATTCGGATCTTTTCTGAACTTGTGAACAAGACGAGGGTGGTTGAGGAGTGTGCAAAGAAAGTAGCAACGTCAAGAAACACTCGTGGAGAAAACAATAACCGTGGGCGCGGAAAATACTTTCCACCAAGGAGCCAAAATTTTAAGAGAGGAGGATATGCACATCAAAGTCAAGGAGGCCTCAGAAGGAACGGTTATGATCAGTACCGTCCGGTCAGAGGTAGAGGTAATCAGAGTAAGGCTTCTCTAGATTCAATTTGTAACTGTTGCAGGCATTATTATCTTTCGAATGACTCGTGCAAGTTGGGTATAGGTGGATGCTTTACCTGTGGAATACCTGGACCTATAGCGAGGGATTGCCCTCGTAGAAAGACTCCGAATGCGGGTCAGAACCAACAAGGTCGGGTGTTTGTTGTGATcacccaggatgctgcaaaGGCGGATCCTCTGATGAGAGGTAACTGCTTAATTAGTGATAAAATTCTGGTTGCATTGTATGATACTGGAGCTTCGCATTCGTTTATTTCATTTGATAAGGTTGACGAAGTAGGATTGAAAGTGTCAAAATTATCATTTGATTTGCATGTGCACACCCCGTATCAAACAGTTGTGACAGGGTCAAGTTGTAGGCAAGTAGGTTTCAAGCTTAAGAATAGAAAATTTGTTCATGAATTAATCTATTTTCCAATGGTTGGGTTGGAGatgattttggaatttgatTGGTTGTCAAAGAATCGGGTtttgtttgattgctttgaGTGATCGATTCGGTTTATGCCGGAATGAGAAAATGGAGCAGTGATAACCGAGGGTTATTATTGATGACACGTCATTTTGTACATGTTTTACTagcaatttttatctttttttacttggttttcatACATTTCTAGGCAATAAGTAAGTGTTTGGACGAGAAATTTCATGTTTATCTTGactcaatcaaacattgttgattttatacaaaatcatgagatttatAAAcaatttagtaattattatgaatgatacaaaaccttatgattttggtaagactttgatggcatgtttgattgatgacaggtgaaaaaatgagagaaagaaacaaagaaggaagaagtgcaGGAGAACGCTATGTTCACAAGTGACGCGCACACGTACTAGGCGCTTACGTGCAAGATGACACTTTTGGAGATCCACGCGTATGTATGCATGGCACGTACGCATGGAAGGAGGATTAGCGTTCACCAGCAATGATCGATACGTTCACTGCGAATGAGTGCCGGCGatgcttttgaaaatttgatttaaaatttagccatcgacgcgtacacgtggatgtGATTTTTGGGAACAAGCACGCACACGCATGAGTTGAGCAGTAGTGTGGATTTGACATTTTTtaatccatgcgtacgcgtggaaggAGCATTTATTTCACGAATGCTACACTCTCAAAGCGAATGCTGcaagggacgcgtacgcgtgggtgatgcgtacgcgtcgatgagccAAAATACCAGGGACGTGCAAGCGTATAacatgcatacgcgtgggtgcCCGAATGCTCCATTCTCCAAATGAATGCTACGCTCTCctagaagtgaatttctgctcAAATTAACTTCATTCCAAGCCCATTTGAACTACAAGCAACCAAGCCCACTCCTATCACTCAATGAAGACCACAAGgatcatctagaataggaatcacatttaattctaatttgttttcaattttatttcaatttgtaatttaggaaagactatataaaggcatcagttTCAATTcattagagagagagaaggcTGCATTAggaggagtagtagtagtaggagtaggagtaggagtagaatagaatacactttttctttttctgaaattttatatttcagctatatttcaatttcaatttcctgCATCTCTACTGCAATTTTTATTTCTGTCAATTTTACCTTTCTGTTCCTATTGCTTTCAATTTACTGAATCTGtgaatgcttgtgtgagcctCGGAAGGGGAATCATGAGCATTAGAACTGAGGCTCTATCCTTCACtactctcttgatcaacaccaTTCAGGAGAAATTGAGATCTTGAGAGttagtgtggcttatggatgagagacatgcacttaacctcttctcatgaaaattagatcaaggaattggcaagattgattatgattagagagattggattgccaaggaattgggatccgatcaatttcaatctgccatagatctactcatatgattgagaaaggagttgagacCCATTTGAGTCATTGTGGATTATGATATCTCTAATCCCTAGTaaatttatctttctgtaaCTTATtcttgctttgatttacttctttctttaatttccctGCACCCAATCTCTTTACATTTGATGCGatttacattctgcactttacatttcttacaatttacattctgttagTTCAATCTCACTCAATTCACCACTGTTAGCTTAACTAAATTGAtcacctaactaaagttgcttgatccatcaatcctcgtgggatcgacctcactcacgtgagttttactacttgatgcgacccggtatacttgctggCGAGCTTGTGTGGAATCTAATTTTCACACATCAACTATCTGAACTCTGTACTTGTGAACTGTAGTGGGGAAGAGTGTCAAGGTTATATATTGTTGGCTACGAATGTGTTAGGTGATGATTAGAGGATAGATCAAATTCCAGTAGTTAGGGAGTTTCCAGAAGTATTCCTGGAAGATATTCTTGAATTCCCACCTTAAAAGGAGATTGAGTTCGCGATTGATTTGGTGCCAGGAGCCAGACCAGTGTCGATTGCGCCTTATTGAATGGATCCGATAGAGCTGGCTGAACTTAAGACTCAATTAGAAGAGCTTCTGAATAAGAGGTTCATTTGACCTATTGTATCTCCGTGGGGAGCACCATTTTTattggtaaagaagaaagatggaggAATGCGACTTTGCGTAGATTACTGGTAGTTAAACAAAGTAACTGTGAAGAACAAGCATCCATTGCCGAAGATAGATGACTTGATGGATCAACTGTAAGGGGCTGGGGTGTTCTCCAAGATTTATCTGAGATCTGGTTACCATCAGATAAGGGTGAAGGAAGATGACattccaaaaactatgtttaGGACACGCTATGGACACTACGAGTTTGCGGTGATGTCCTTTGGGTTGTCGAATGCACCTGTTgtgttcatggattacatgaatagagttttttGTCCCTTTTTGGTCAAATTCGTGGTAGTTTTCATAGACgacatcttagtttactcaaaAATGGTGAAGGAGCATGAAGAACACTTAAGAATTGTGTTACAAATTTTGAACGAGCGGAAATTGTATGCTAAGTTGTCCAAATGCGAGTTTTGGAAGGAGAAAGTGAAGTTCTTAGGTCACGTGGTGAATAAAGGAGGAATAGTCATAGATCCTTCGAAAGTAAAGGCGGTGATGGAATGGGAGAGACCAACGACGGTGACGGAGGTTAGAAGTTTCTTAGGCTTGGCCGGATACTACCAAAGATTCATCGAGGGGTTTTCCCGGGTTGCACTATCGATGACTAAGTTAACCCAGAAGGAGGTACCATTTGTGTGGACGTTGTAATGTGAGGAGGGTTTTCAgactttgaaataaaatttgactTAAGCGCTTGTTTTTATTTTGCCGGAACCGGACGAACCGTTTGAAGTATACTGTGATGCTTCTTTGAAGGGTTTGGGTCACATGTTGATGCAACACCGGAACATAGTGGCTTACGCATCGCGTTAGTTGAGATCACATGAGGTGAATTACCGAACTTATGACTTGGAATTGGTAGCGATTGTGTTTGCATTGAAGATTTGGAGGCACCACTTGTATGGAGTGAGGTGTAAAATCTTTTCTGATCATAAGAGTCTCAAGtacatctttgatcagaaagagcacAATATGCGTCAAAGAAGATGGATGGAGCTTTTGAAGGATTTTGATTTTAAACTAAGTTATCACCCTGGAAAGGCGAACGTGTTGGCAAATGTATTGAGTCAGAAGTCTTTGACGATAGCTTGGATGAGGATCAAAGAAGAGGAGTTAGTGGATGAGTTTGTAGATCTCAAGTTAGATATTGGTGAAGTTTCTATAAGAGCTTTTTTAAGCCAGGTGCAGATTTCAAGTACATTTAATTAAGAGATTCAGAGGGCTCAATGAGATGAGCAAGAACTTCAGCGATTAGTTCAACCGGTTGGTAAGAAGAGGCATGGAGAATTTACTAAGGATGACGAAAGGTTGTGGAGGTATAAGGGGAGAATTTGTGTGCTGAATGTCGGAAGTTTGAGACAAGAGTTGTTGTTGGAGCCTCACAACAACAGGTTTTCTATTTATCCAGCGAGTATGAAGATATACTATGATTTAAAgaagatgttctggtggcctGGGATGAAGAATGACGTAGCTACAGTTGTATCTAAGTATTTGACATGTCAGAAGGTAAAGATAGAGCACCAAAGATCATCGAGAATGTTAGAGCCACTTGAGATTCCTCAGTGGAAGTGGAAGGAATTGCAATGGATTTTGTGACCGGTTTACCCAAGACTAGGTTGGGATTTGATATggtttgggtgattgtggatcGCTTaactgatggtgtttttgtggaaaaataaatttccaacacacaaatccaaccggcaagtgtaccgggtcgcatcaagtaataaaataataactcacaagagtgaggtcgatcccacagggattgatggatcaagcaattttagtgggtgattagtttagtcaagc encodes the following:
- the LOC107465644 gene encoding uncharacterized protein LOC107465644, with product MTAVAPLEIRIFSELVNKTRVVEECAKKVATSRNTRGENNNRGRGKYFPPRSQNFKRGGYAHQSQGGLRRNGYDQYRPVRGRGNQSKASLDSICNCCRHYYLSNDSCKLGIGGCFTCGIPGPIARDCPRRKTPNAGQNQQGRVFVVITQDAAKADPLMRGNCLISDKILVALYDTGASHSFISFDKVDEVGLKVSKLSFDLHVHTPYQTVVTGSSCRQVGFKLKNRKFVHELIYFPMVGLEMILEFDWLSKNRVLFDCFE